Proteins from one Erpetoichthys calabaricus chromosome 11, fErpCal1.3, whole genome shotgun sequence genomic window:
- the LOC127529652 gene encoding serine protease inhibitor Kazal-type 1-like, protein MCRIINGESHLGDQSKSDTDTKQVEMSATRFLLLAAVCFCLSALTIRADVPPGVIQPQCDSYPLPGCPKNLDPVCGTDGQTYNNECLVCLENLHREDPIFIVKRNAC, encoded by the exons aTGTGCCGCATTATAAATGGAGAGTCCCACTTGGGTGACCAGTCTAAGTCTGACACAGACACGAAACAAGTTGAGATGTCTGCAACGCGCTTCCTGTTGCTGGCCGCCGTCTGCTTTTGCCTCTCAG CCTTGACCATCAGGGCAGATGTCCCCCCAGGTGTAATCCAG CCTCAGTGTGACTCGTACCCGCTGCCTGGCTGCCCAAAGAACCTTGATCCAGTGTGTGGCACCGATGGCCAGACCTACAACAAcgagtgcttggtgtgtttggAGAACCT acacagggaggatccgATCTTCATTGTCAAACGGAACGCATGCTGA